One part of the Flavobacterium johnsoniae UW101 genome encodes these proteins:
- a CDS encoding PDDEXK nuclease domain-containing protein, with amino-acid sequence MLYQRMVTLLVTQFFFAGMVLYNQLIQCFVLIEIETYKPTRQNIGQLQMFVNYYERIKKNDNATIEILLCAYKNVGVV; translated from the coding sequence ATGCTTTATCAAAGAATGGTTACCCTATTAGTTACCCAGTTTTTTTTTGCAGGCATGGTTTTATACAATCAATTGATTCAATGCTTTGTTTTGATAGAAATTGAAACGTACAAACCTACCCGTCAGAATATTGGACAATTGCAGATGTTTGTAAATTATTATGAACGCATTAAAAAAAACGACAACGCTACCATAGAAATATTGCTGTGCGCTTATAAAAATGTTGGAGTAGTATGA
- a CDS encoding acyl-CoA thioesterase: MGTVEERILKSETRIFKAVFPSTTNHYDTLFGGTALHLMDEVAFICATRFSRKKVVTISTGQIDFKKAIPAGTLIELVAKVDSVGRTSCKIHVDIFMEQMYSELRETVVSGTFSFVAVDENKKPTPILDDLE, translated from the coding sequence ATGGGAACTGTAGAAGAAAGAATTTTAAAATCGGAGACACGTATTTTTAAAGCGGTTTTCCCTAGCACAACAAATCATTACGATACTTTATTTGGCGGAACTGCGCTTCATTTAATGGACGAAGTAGCTTTTATTTGCGCTACTCGCTTCAGCCGTAAAAAAGTAGTTACAATTTCTACAGGTCAAATTGACTTCAAAAAAGCAATTCCAGCAGGAACCTTAATTGAATTAGTAGCAAAAGTCGACAGTGTTGGAAGAACAAGTTGTAAAATTCATGTTGATATTTTCATGGAACAAATGTATTCTGAACTTCGCGAAACGGTAGTTTCTGGAACTTTTTCGTTTGTCGCAGTTGATGAAAATAAAAAACCAACACCAATTTTAGACGATTTAGAATAA
- a CDS encoding OmpA family protein yields the protein MLKKGIASDRISCRGYGESQSVNRCTDNVNCTEKEHQANRRSEFIIVSF from the coding sequence TTGTTAAAAAAAGGAATTGCAAGTGATAGAATTTCATGCAGAGGATATGGCGAAAGCCAGTCTGTGAATCGTTGTACAGATAATGTCAATTGTACAGAAAAAGAACATCAGGCAAACCGAAGAAGTGAATTTATAATTGTTTCATTTTAA